Proteins found in one Muntiacus reevesi chromosome 2, mMunRee1.1, whole genome shotgun sequence genomic segment:
- the ANKRD1 gene encoding ankyrin repeat domain-containing protein 1, with protein sequence MMVLKVEELVTGKKNGSGDAGEFLPEDFRDGEYEAAVTLEKQEDLKTLPTHFVSLGEQQWETEKQREAELKKKKLEQRSKLENLEDLEIIIQLKKRKKYRKTKVPVVKEPEPEIVTEPVDVPRFLKAALENKLPVVEKFLSDKNNPDVCDEYKRTALHRACLEGHLAIVEKLIEAGAQIEFRDMLESTAIHWASRGGSLDVLKLLLNKGAKISARDKLLSTALHVAVRTGHYECAEHLIACEADLNAKDREGDTPLHDAVRLNRYKMIRLLITYGADLNVKNCAGKTPMDLVLHWQNGTKAIFDSLKENSYKASRIATF encoded by the exons ATGATGGTTCTGAAGGTAGAAGAGCTG GTTACAGGGAAAAAGAATGGCAGCGGGGATGCTGGGGAGTTCCTTCCTGAGGACTTCAGAGATGGAGAATATGAAGCTGCTGTCACTTTAGAGAAGCAGGAAGACCTGAAAACACTTCCCACCCACTTTGTGAGCCTGGGGGAGCAACAATGGGAAACTGAGAAACAGCGAGAGGCAGAG CTCAAGAAGAAAAAACTAGAACAAAGGTCAAAACTGGAAAATTTAGAAGATCTTGAAATAATCATTcaactgaagaaaaggaaaaaatacaggaaaacaaaagtTCCAGTTGTAAAGGAACCTGAACCTGAAATCGTG acaGAACCTGTGGATGTGCCTAGGTTTCTCAAAGCTGCCCTGGAGAATAAACTGCCAGTAGTAGAAAAATTCTTGTCAGACAAGAACAATCCAGATGTCTGTGATGAG TATAAACGGACAGCTCTTCACAGAGCATGCTTGGAAGGACATTTGGCAATTGTGGAGAAGTTAATAGAAGCTGGAGCCCAGATTGAATTCCGTGATATG CTTGAATCCACAGCCATCCACTGGGCAAGCCGCGGAGGAAGCCTCGATGTCTTAAAACTGTTGCTGAACAAAGGCGCCAAAATCAGTGCGCGGGATAAG TTGCTCAGCACTGCGCTGCATGTCGCGGTGAGGACTGGCCACTACGAGTGCGCAGAGCATCTCATCGCCTGCGAGGCAGACCTCAACGCCAAAGACCGG GAAGGAGATACCCCCTTGCATGACGCAGTGAGGCTGAATCGGTACAAGATGATCCGACTCCTGATTACGTATGGCGCCGACCTCAACGTCAAGAACTGT GCTGGGAAGACACCGATGGATCTGGTGCTACACTGGCAGAATGGAACCAAAGCAATATTTGACAGCCTCAAAGAGAACTCCTACAAAGCCTCTCGCATAGCAACATTCTGA